A single genomic interval of Coccidioides posadasii str. Silveira chromosome 1, complete sequence harbors:
- a CDS encoding uncharacterized protein (EggNog:ENOG410PPPQ~COG:S~BUSCO:14954at33183), which yields MAPSEESILSNFLISPSPLPRIISLEKFTELFPKKLRSHPQIRTLYRELQHVRAQDIALVKENIEREVKNGEKQKEELRQSYAQRGVSNLDARDKMEIDMDIQLFGQPSTTAPEDAHTLDTILPEMQRAISAVEKEIEATEKECSSILAGLTTTVEELSDLRYGKLNNLPGADITIAEDVVKGLNNLKDICNSSMK from the coding sequence ATGGCTCCATCTGAGGAATCGATTCTCTCTAACTTTCTCATTTCGCCATCACCACTCCCTAGGATCAtatctcttgagaaattTACGGAGCTCTTCCCAAAGAAACTAAGGTCTCATCCCCAGATCAGGACTCTCTATCGCGAGCTACAGCATGTCCGGGCTCAGGATATTGCCTTGGTCAAAGAAAATATTGAGAGAGAGGTCAAGAACggagaaaaacaaaaggaaGAGCTCCGACAATCTTATGCTCAAAGAGGCGTATCCAATCTAGATGCACGCGATAAAATGGAAATAGACATGGACATTCAATTATTCGGCCAGCCTTCCACCACTGCTCCGGAAGACGCTCATACCCTTGACACCATTTTACCGGAAATGCAACGTGCCATATCTGCCGTGGAAAAGGAAATCGAAGCCACCGAGAAAGAGTGCTCTTCTATTCTAGCAGGCCTTACTACGACAGTTGAAGAGCTCAGCGACCTGCGCTACGGGAAGCTCAACAACCTTCCTGGTGCGGATATTACCATCGCGGAAGACGTAGTAAAAGGATTGAATAACCTTAAGGACATCTGCAATTCGTCTATGAAGTGA
- a CDS encoding uncharacterized protein (EggNog:ENOG410PQUV~COG:S~BUSCO:14616at33183), translating to MPTIPIHLKCQTRLNEDIANPLPTLLNTPSGLAILELQGTINLPSNEPHYNDEQTDLQSEFHAQTPIGRLVFPDYDASNPPSSGSWMKRVHLYVGRHQRLTGEVKKLPKPLAIIRRRQSKDSSGAGHIMRSAARDTAAHPDGNPSVEELEIAEIIRYRLLFSARPEPVS from the coding sequence ATGCCTACTATTCCTATTCATTTAAAGTGCCAGACCCGGCTCAATGAGGACATTGCAAACCCGCTTCCTACCTTGCTAAATACACCCTCTGGGCTGGCAATCCTCGAACTCCAAGGAACAATTAACTTGCCTTCCAATGAGCCGCACTACAACGATGAACAAACAGACTTGCAGTCAGAATTCCATGCTCAAACCCCAATTGGCCGCCTCGTGTTTCCAGATTATGATGCTTCAAACCCTCCAAGCAGTGGTTCGTGGATGAAACGCGTCCATCTTTACGTCGGCCGGCATCAGCGTCTCACAGGGGAGGTCAAAAAGCTCCCTAAGCCATTGGCCATCATACGACGGCGCCAAAGCAAGGATTCAAGTGGAGCAGGACATATTATGAGGTCGGCCGCCAGAGACACTGCTGCGCACCCCGACGGAAACCCCAGCGTGGAGGAGCTGGAAATTGCGGAGATTATTAGGTACAGGCTACTCTTCTCGGCGAGACCCGAACCGGTTAGTTAG
- a CDS encoding uncharacterized protein (EggNog:ENOG410PGUI~COG:S~TransMembrane:1 (o428-447i)~BUSCO:3891at33183), with protein MESSPLTQQTRPEAFQPKIVQLYENLLFNPDYVEPTEGFWREFLLLPPDRPSLAEMLNRIGPDDMLHIQAQTQRLFARAIRESASGKDPVNSHALETLSTFLGGVLSKKYTNPSADIITILAGLHEVDQVFSEFVSVLDGIIRNGTNLDLRSKAVDAAIAITSGAYKTGLISYFMHRDLFPSLMKLVHDSDTPMQIFKPFLLLGLLANYNKFEFQNPYQLRLDDFVNEATISKIVRGVGNTCSILRNSYVAVQDDLPEGWTWSGTLAFFGLGVLAGRSKTQPLTTEEIKERFAELPSFEAAVLLSMYEFINANKLFSHSLVLSTPEKRSEESPFSSFLSLTSYMLQHAYRSVRVALYSEANLLSLQILVEDPVLCKQICSDENKRSVRLCRQRTPHLPLVNGDRVLATVIFDIMIDTITHNLRKSLDVFLYSHVISIILRLLTYVSANKTRLQYHWSELWRSLLTLVRFLTTYATDLSSDPNIHLLTTDLINLLAFCISAGDTFLPDPASYDDLFYKLVEAGPILSRFREVYKTTFSAPSKAPNGKLDHKSSQSDSTKSLALLLRVSTHFHSLLFLPEKQKEDTTTESTVPTIHSNKKKNLSPREVHSIIKEGYATLSIEPQEGLSNWEKWREADWKPRLKRIGRTAVDDSRTLVATRGEGMQSHLPVTGGKSIGAGGEK; from the exons ATGGAGTCGTCCCCTTTGACACAACAGACCCGTCCAGAAGCCTTCCAGCCCAAAATAGTCCAGCTCTATGAAAACTTACTTTTT AATCCCGACTATGTGGAACCTACGGAGGGATTTTGGCGGGAGTTCTTACTTCTCCCGCCCGACAGGCCGTCCCTTGCTGAGATGCTCAACCGGATAGGTCCTGATGATATGCTGCACATTCAG GCCCAAACCCAGCGCCTCTTTGCCCGTGCTATACGAGAGTCGGCTTCTGGGAAGGACCCAGTGAATTCCCACGCTCTGGAG ACTTTATCCACCTTCCTTGGTGGTGTTTTGTCGAAGAAATACACCAATCCAAGTGCAGATATCATCACCATCCTTGCAGGTTTACATGAAGTAGACCAGGTattctcagaatttgtttccGTCTTAGACGGCATTATACGGAATGGAACAAACC TGGATCTACGGTCCAAAGCTGTGGATGCCGCGATTGCAATAACGAGCGGCGCTTATAAAACCGGCCTTATTTCCTACTTTATGCATCGAGATTTATTTCCATCTCTAATGAAA CTTGTACATGATTCCGATACCCCCATGCAGATTTTCAAGCCTTTTTTGTTATTGGGACTCCTTGCGAATTACAACAAGTTCGAGTTTCAAAACCCCTACCAACTGCGACTCGATGATTTTGTCAACGAAGCAACGATTTCGAAGATCGTCCGGGGCGTTGGCAACACTTGCTCCATTCTAAGGAACTCTTATGTTGCAGTTCAAGATGATCTTCCCGAGGGATGGACTTGGAGCGGTACGCTGGCGTTCTTCGGACTTGGTGTGCTTGCTGGAAGGTCCAAAACCCAGCCGCTCACCACCGAGGAGATTAAAGAGCGGTTTGCAGAGCT TCCTTCATTTGAAGCAGCAGTATTGCTTTCAATGTACGAGTTTATCAATGCAAATAAGCTGTTCTCCCATTCCCTCGTTTTGTCAACTCCGGAGAAGCGCTCCGAAGAGTCGCCGTTCTCTAGCTTCTTGTCTTTAACCTCGTATATGCTTCAACACGCCTACAGATCTGTGCGAGTGGCCCTCTACTCCGAAGCAAATTTGCTGTCTCTGCAAATTCTCGTGGAGGATCCTGTTCTGTGCAAGCAGATATGCAGCGATGAAAACAAGAGATCTGTGAGACTCTGCCGGCAGCGAACACCCCATCTCCCATTGGTAAATGGGGATAGGGTCTTAGCCACTGTCATTTTTGACATAATGATCGACACTATCACTCATAATCTTCGCAAAAGTCTTGATGTCTTCCTTTACAG CCATGTGATATCCATAATCCTCCGCCTCTTAACGTATGTTTCAGCGAACAAAACCCGCTTACAATACCACTGGTCCGAACTATGGCGCAGTCTACTGACCCTGGTTCGTTTCCTCACCACTTACGCCACCGATTTGTCTTCCGACCCAAACATTCATCTTCTCACGACAGATTTAATTAACCTCCTTGCATTTTGCATATCTGCTGGCGATACCTTTCTCCCCGACCCTGCCTCTTACGACGATCTGTTCTACAAATTAGTCGAAGCGGGCCCTATCCTCAGCCGTTTCCGCGAAGTGTATAAAACTACGTTTTCAGCGCCATCAAAAGCCCCCAACGGCAAACTTGATCACAAAAGTAGCCAATCTGACTCAACCAAATCGCTAGCTCTTCTCCTTAGAGTCTCAACCCATTTCCATTCCCTGTTATTCCTCCCCGAAAAGCAGAAAGAAGATACCACGACCGAATCTACGGTTCCGACAATTCACagcaacaaaaagaaaaacctcAGTCCTCGCGAGGTTCACAGCATCATCAAAGAAGGCTACGCGACTCTCAGTATTGAGCCACAGGAAGGGTTGAGTAATTGGGAAAAGTGGCGCGAAGCTGACTGGAAGCCCCGTCTCAAGCGGATCGGGCGTACAGCGGTTGACGATTCGCGGACTCTTGTGGCGACTCGTGGGGAAGGCATGCAGAGTCACTTGCCGGTAACTGGCGGTAAAAGTATTGGGGCTGGTGGAGAGAAATGA
- the EAF3 gene encoding Esa1p-associated factor (EggNog:ENOG410PMN5~COG:B~BUSCO:9708at33183) translates to MPPQKQMYQKDEVVLCFHHDILYDAKILDSRLESPEDKNSLYEYRVHYKGWKHTWDDWVSQDRLRKYTEENKELASTLRRQAEAAMRSRTKSGKKKAADLASSRSNDERPSRKRGRETEIEAEEDFDSRPTIRMLMPERLKEYLVDDWEFVTKDKSVVPLPAKSPVNMVLDRYLEEEKNSSTRNSQAEQDVLQEVVDGLKKYFDKTLGRILLYALERRQYATERKKWESSAPGYEGKGPADVYGVEHLTRMLSLLPELLAQTNLSPQATNRLRRELVIFMQWLSKHADDLFTENYEPLDRDYVEEVEDRHRQTDDHVGTATARLFSDRIAEQDPAGMSRMARSQRGGRNWEEADDEADEEGEEDDEEEDEEEEEGDEDEEDEDEDAEESE, encoded by the exons ATGCCTCCACAAAAACAGATGTATCAGAAGGACGAAGTTGTGTTGTGCTTCCATCATGATATCCTTTACGATGCAAAGATCCTTGACTCTAGGCTAGAGAGCCCAGAGGATAAAAACAGCCTATATGAGTATCGGGTCCATTATAAAGGCTGGAAGCACAC ATGGGATGATTGGGTTTCCCAAGACCGCCTTCGTAAATATACCGAGGAGAATAAAGAGCTTGCTTCAACTCTCCGACGTCAAGCTGAGGCCGCTATGCGGAGCCGTACGAAGtcgggaaagaaaaaagcagCTGATTTAGCATCTAGCCGATCCAATGATGAGCGACCATCGAGGAAACGGGGTAGAGAGACGGAGATTGAAGCG gaagaagattttgacTCAAGGCCGACTATACGGATGCTTATGCCAGAAAGACTCAAAGAGTACCTGGTGGATGACTGGGAATTTGTCACAAAAGATAAGAGTGTTGTGCCACTCCCAGCGAAGTCACCGGTTAACATGGTACTTGATCGGTAtctggaagaagaaaagaatagTAGCACGAGAAACAGTCAAGCTGAGCAGGATGTGCTTCAAGAAGTAGTGGATGGACTAAAGAAGTATTTTGACAAGACACTTGGGAGAATTTTACTATATGCGCTAGAGAGACGACAGTATGCCACAGAGCGGAAAAAATGGGAATCAAGTGCGCCAGGGTACGAGGGGAAAGGGCCAGCCGACGTGTACGGAGTGGAGCATTTGACAAGGATGCTTT CTCTTCTACCGGAGCTACTTGCTCAAACCAATCTCAGCCCGCAAGCTACAAATCGCCTTCGTAGAGAACTAGTGATATTCATGCAGTGGCTTAGCAAACATGCCGATGACCTCTTCACGGAGAATTATGAACCCCTTGATCGCGATTACGTCGAAGAAGTTGAGGATAGACACCGACAGACCGATGACCATGTTGGCACGGCAACTGCTAGGTTGTTCAGCGACAGGATTGCTGAGCAAGACCCCGCTGGAATGAGTAGAATGGCGAGGAGCCAGAGAGGTGGTAGAAATTGGGAGGAAGCCGATGATGAAGCAGATgaagagggagaggaagatgatgaggaagaggacgaggaggaagaggaaggtgacgaggacgaagaagacgaggATGAAGACGCTGAAGAGTCTGAATAA
- the GYP5 gene encoding GTPase-activating protein (EggNog:ENOG410PHI4~COG:U~BUSCO:2488at33183) has protein sequence MVSSAETTDYEADAFEDAHDAQDAADISTPISTTRSLTDRRPSNGSLPTPKASTFSAADSPDPDEESLQDSPASPPEDGTSKKPKQPKSPLLTTHRLSTSSLDDIVLTSSKDDEATSPPTSHSSPVADAPPPLPTRDSKHGSRLQGLSATLPSVPWGPPPVNRNAPPPSQPPPSAPSRKLTSPFAWLSRGQNAQKENKTATSNRRNTGASVSTTLSNPDMLARFDGSDGDAGSTDSRKQLRNSLKDQFKLLRMREEGSGDDQVALADGQEEKGSGMLSTPPSVPDLDTTSPQPSPLPSPLPSTINPNLAPGTVAGISASATDAAAPVNWELWQQVVNQGLEAFSGTSAEELNLAIRRGIPQTIRGVIWQVLADSRNPNLEDVYRELCTRGTDKEREKHWGTPSPTSLNGQTNGGPKEKGSSPSSRSSLHSDNSTQLPAPSISEKETEAMIKAQAELEETRKQKAKEDAAALVKLEKAIRRDLGSRTSYSKYFMSQRNQEALFNVCKAYALYDGGVGYAQGMNFIVMPLLFNMDDGEAFTLLVKLMNKYGLRNMFIHDMPGLHRHLYQFERLLEDLEPALTCHLRRRGVSPQLYATQWFLTLFAYRFPLQLVLRIYDLIFEQGLESAILRFAVAIMRRNVDALLGMSDMTSLTSFLKEKLFDVYIDKQPSPSSILESGFFGSSGASDKEIYRADIMVEDACAINLTPEMIQTYNSEWEEKTRTEKELAAEIEGYKHTIATQAARIRSLEEHAEKSDKEHVQIASELVRIKVENEELKDSNEGLKVEVAELKVVVDRQPAELEEKLRTEMDRIMKRNIEVQNENRAMEEQMAEMEKDLVEAKMKWAEISENHETLKQKWSDLRKALDG, from the exons ATGGTATCCAGCGCGGAGACTACAGATTATGAAGCT GACGCCTTCGAGGACGCTCATGACGCACAGGATGCTGCCGACATCTCGACTCCTATCAGCACTACCCGGTCTCTAACAGATCGACGGCCTTCAAACGGATCATTGCCTACTCCAAAAGCCAGCACATTCTCTGCCGCAGATTCTCCAGATCCAGACGAAGAATCGCTCCAGGATTCGCCAGCCTCGCCCCCGGAAGATGGCACGTCAAAGAAACCAAAACAGCCCAAATCTCCTCTCCTCACCACACACCGGTTGTCTACCTCTTCGTTAGACGATATCGTCCTTACGAGCTCCAAGGACGACGAGGCTACGAGTCCACCCACTTCTCACTCCAGCCCCGTTGCCGATGCTCCTCCTCCCCTACCCACAAGAGATTCTAAGCACGGCTCACGGCTTCAAGGTCTCTCCGCTACACTCCCTTCAGTCCCCTGGGGTCCTCCGCCTGTAAATAGAAATGCTCCTCCACCGTCGCAACCGCCACCCTCCGCTCCTAGTAGAAAACTCACCAGCCCGTTTGCCTGGCTCTCCAGAGGGCAAAATGCCcagaaagaaaacaaaacagCAACAAGTAACCGGAGAAATACCGGTGCATCGGTCTCCACGACTTTGAGCAACCCTGACATGCTGGCGCGCTTCGATGGTAGCGATGGAGATGCAGGGAGTACAGATTCACGGAAGCAGTTGCGGAACAGCCTGAAGGACCAATTTAAGCTTCTCAGAATGCGTGAAGAGGGCAGCGGAGATGATCAGGTCGCACTCGCAGATGgccaagaagaaaagggtTCTGGTATGCTAAGTACACCTCCAAGTGTGCCCGACCTGGATACTACCTCGCCCCAACCTTCTCCTTTGCCGTCTCCTCTACCGTCAACGATAAATCCAAACCTTGCTCCTGGAACGGTTGCCGGGATCTCAGCCTCTGCTACGGATGCCGCAGCACCTGTAAACTGGGAACTATGGCAGCAGGTCGTAAACCAGGGCCTGGAAGCGTTCAGTGGAACCAGTGCGGAAGAGTTGAATTTGGCTATTAGACGAGGGATTCCCCAGACTATTCGAGGTGTTATTTGGCAGGTTCTTGCCGATAGTAGGAACCCCAATCTTGAGGATGTGTATAGAGAACTTTGCACACGGGGTACCGATAAAGAACGCGAAAAACATTGGGGCACGCCATCTCCCACTTCTCTGAACGGCCAAACAAATGGAGGGCCAAAGGAGAAAGGCTCGTCGCCATCATCACGCTCCTCACTTCATTCGGATAATTCTACACAGCTTCCAGCGCCATCGATATCCGAGAAAGAAACAGAGGCCATGATCAAAGCACAAGCTGAGTTGGAGGAGACACGAAAGCAAAAGGCAAAGGAAGATGCTGCTGCTCTTGTTAAGCTGGAGAAGGCTATCAGGCGGGACCTGGGCTCTCGGACCAGCTATTCGAAGTATTTCATGTCACAACGAAACCAAGAAGCGCTATTTAATGTTTGTAAAGCTTACGCTTTGTACGACGGTGGGGTTGGCTACGCCCAGGGAATGAATTTCATAGTGATGCCTTTATTGTTTAAT ATGGACGATGGGGAGGCTTTTACACTTTTAGTGAAGCTTATGAACAAATACGGGCTACGAAATATGTTCATTCACGATATGCCCGGTCTTCACCGCCATCTTTACCAGTTCGAACGCCTGCTGGAAGACTTGGAGCCCGCATTGACTTGCCACCTCCGTCGTCGTGGCGTTAGCCCCCAGCTTTATGCGACACAGTGGTTCCTTACACTATTCGCGTATCGCTTCCCATTGCAgcttgtactccgtatttatGACTTGATATTCGAGCAAGGTCTTGAGAGTGCAATCCTTCGTTTCGCTGTTGCGATCATGCGCCGTAATGTCGATGCGTTACTCGGGATGAGCGATATGACTTCGCTAACAAGCTTCCTAAAGGAAAAGCTATTTGACGTATACATCGACAAACAGCCGTCTCCCAGCTCCATTCTTGAGTCTGGTTTCTTTGGAAGTTCTGGGGCAAGCGACAAGGAAATCTATCGAGCGGATATCATGGTTGAGGATGCATGCGCGATTAATCTTACACCTGAGATGATCCAGACATATAATTCCGAATGGGAAGAGAAGACTCGCACAGAAAAGGAATTAGCTGCTGAGATAGAAGGGTACAAACACACCATAGCCACGCAGGCAGCGCGGATCCGATCACTTGAAGAGCATGCAGAGAAGTCGGATAAAGAACATGTCCAGATTGCATCGGAGCTGGTACGCATTAAGGTTGAAAATGAAGAGCTAAAGGATTCGAACGAGGGTCTCAAAGTCGAAGTTGCCGAGCTCAAAGTGGTAGTCGATCGTCAGCCAGCTGAGCTAGAAGAGAAGTTAAGAACAGAAATGGACCGCATTATGAAACGGAATATCGAAGTCCAGAACGAAAATAGGGCAATGGAGGAGCAGATGGCGGAGATGGAAAAGGATCTGGTGGAGGCAAAGATGAAATGGGCAGAG ATCTCGGAAAACCATGAAACGCTCAAGCAGAAGTGGAGTGATTTGCGAAAGGCCTTGGATGGTTAG
- the BET4 gene encoding Rab geranylgeranyltransferase (EggNog:ENOG410PK2X~COG:O~BUSCO:8696at33183): MTSHGVPRNAAPPHDRTEEARKRERQKIQKYRDLDHLVRTKKTEHDYTEDALKKTSELLTENAEYYSIWNYRRLILQSQLDNISATGPAHHAESIGQLIQEELTFLVPLLRQFPKCYWIWNHRLWALKQTVGRLPLPQALRFWQEELALVGKMLSLDARNFHGWGYRREIVDVLESLGSEAGDPSVEVKENRLTEDELNYTTKMIGANLSNFSAWHNRSKLILKMLDERSADDAERRKMLDNELKLIHRALIDPYDQSLWFYHQNLMCTLDRATAPKGMAPNLSDETRLEYLKGEIDAITELLDEEEDCKWIYQALLECTLIVLNIQGAVSARVKRDISDWLSNLKRLDPLRRGRWEDLERSLMT; this comes from the exons ATGACCAGT CACGGAGTCCCTCGAAATGCTGCTCCTCCTCATGACAGGACGGAGGAAGCCAGGAAGAGAGAACGCCAGAAAATCCAAAAATATAGAGACTTGGACCATCTTGTCAGGACAAAG AAGACCGAGCATGACTATACTGAAGATGCGCTGAAGAAGACTTCTGAGCTACTGACCGAAAATGCGGAATACTATTCAATATGGAATTATCGCCGTCTGATTCTACAGTCTCAGCTTGACAACATCAGTGCTACCGGCCCTGCCCATCATGCAGAGAGTATCGGCCAACTGATCCAGGAAGAATTGACGTTCCTGGTGCCTCTTCTGAGGCAGTTCCCCAAGTGCTATTGGATCTGGAACCATCGCCTGTGGGCCCTGAAGCAAACCGTGGGGCGGCTACCACTGCCTCAAGCACTGAGGTTTTGGCAGGAAGAGCTCGCGCTGGTGGGGAAGATGCTGAGTCTGGACGCGAGAAATTTCCATGGCTGGGGTTATCGCCGCGAGATCGTGGACGTCCTGGAGTCCCTGGGCTCAGAGGCAGGAGATCCAAGTGTAGAGGTAAAAGAGAATCGTTTGACCGAAGACGAGTTAAACTACACCACAAAAATGATTGGGGCAAACTTGTCCAACTTTTCTGCCTGGCATAACCGGTCAAAGTTGATATTAAAGATGTTGGACGAACGCTCGGCTGATGATGCTGAAAGGAGAAAGATGCTGGATAACG AGCTCAAACTGATACACCGTGCTCTAATCGACCCGTATGACCAATCTTTGTGGTTTTACCACCAGAATCTGATGTGCACTTTGGACCGGGCCACGGCCCCCAAAGGTATGGCTCCCAACCTGAGCGACGAGACGCGTCTCGAGTATCTCAAAGGGGAAATCGACGCGATTACTGAGTTACTTGACGAGGAGGAAGACTGTAAATGGATCTACCAAGCGCTTCTAGAATGCACGTTGATTGTCTTGAACATTCAGGGTGCGGTCTCGGCTCGGGTGAAGCGGGACATCTCTGATTGGCTCTCGAACTTGAAACGCCTTGATCCGCTGAGGAGAGGTCGCTGGGAGGATTTAGAGAGATCGCTGATGACTTGA
- a CDS encoding uncharacterized protein (EggNog:ENOG410PT74~COG:S~BUSCO:13143at33183), with product MSYSASKTWISPQTKELETWTKIRDSIMRISPRSPFIPKTFADWLEHRLAIKEDQLRKVVRKIARISGRDDRQETTIHPVLGVKEIEDRRALVLARETIWRQSLESFPGRRLAPWPSYEEYKHEGDDRSKSGYRRFLPLPRDPGNVTVNWKQRKPLPQYLFDEVGRRTTVDNEEDKEPGLDELLAMEFVGASLILLLDS from the coding sequence ATGTCGTATTCCGCTTCCAAGACATGGATATCACCTCAGACCAAGGAGCTGGAGACATGGACAAAGATCCGCGACTCCATCATGCGCATATCCCCTCGCTCTCCGTTCATTCCCAAAACATTTGCCGACTGGCTGGAGCACCGACTCGCGATAAAGGAGGACCAACTTCGAAAAGTCGTGAGGAAAATTGCAAGAATAAGTGGAAGAGATGATCGCCAGGAGACAACGATACATCCAGTTTTGGGGGTAAAAGAGATCGAGGACCGCCGGGCTTTGGTTCTAGCTCGCGAAACTATATGGAGACAATCCTTGGAGTCCTTCCCGGGCCGTCGCTTGGCACCATGGCCTTCATACGAAGAATACAAACACGAAGGGGACGACCGTAGCAAATCAGGGTATAGACGATTTCTTCCGTTGCCAAGAGACCCTGGCAACGTTACCGTAAATTGGAAGCAGCGAAAGCCGTTACCACAATATCTTTTCGATGAAGTGGGACGGCGAACAACAGTGGACAACGAGGAAGACAAAGAACCGGGCCTGGATGAACTGCTTGCTATGGAATTCGTCGGTGCTTCACTCATATTGCTGCTTGACTCATAG
- a CDS encoding uncharacterized protein (EggNog:ENOG410PW8E~COG:E~BUSCO:6999at33183), producing the protein MPGLEGLKPEIALRFGPGYVGFDHVTWYVGNAKQTASYYISRMNFTQIAYKGPENGSPYIASYVVENGDARFVFIAPICGPTDESVPESEKILLREIHEHLTKHGDGVKDIAFRVTTDVKEIWDKAVKHGARPVADPTIVQSESPFSGEIQMATIGAYGDTTHTFINRETYNGPFLPGYTIVNERDLINNHLPAVNFIDIDHCVGNQPWNGVDKAVKFYEECLDFHRYWSVDDNLMCSDYSAMRSIVIASPDEVIKMPLNEPAVGKKRSQIEEFVDYYNGAGVQHIAFRTDDIITAVTNLRERGMQFLSVPTTYYTEIREKLDQSNLVLNESVELLQKLNILIDFDEGGYLLQIFAKHVLDRPTVFIEIIQRNNFDGFGAGNFKALFQAFEREQALRGNL; encoded by the exons ATGCCTGGACTGGAAGGGTTGAAGCCCGAAATCGCATTGAGATTCGGACCTGGTTATGTTGGCTTCGACCACGTTACGTGGTACGTTGGAAATGCAAAACAAACCGCCTCCTACTACATTTCTCGTATGAATTTTACCCAGATCGCCTACAAGGGACCCGAAAATGGCTCTCCTTATATTGCTTCATACGTTGTTGAAAATGGGGATGCACGATTCGTTTTTATTGCCCCTATCTGTGGGCCTACGGATGAGAGCGTTCCGGAATCTGAGAAGATTCTGTTGAGAGAGATACATGAACATCTCACTAAACACGGCGATGGTGTCAAGGATATTGCTTTTAGGGTCACCACAGATGTCAAGGAAATCTGGGACAAGGCTGTGAAGCACGGTGCCCGTCCGGTGGCTGATCCTACCATTGTCCAATCTGAGTCTCCATTCAGTGGTGAGATCCAGATGGCCACTATCGGTGCATATGGAGATACGACCCATACATTCATCAATCGAGAAACATACAACGGTCCATTCCTCCCTGGATATACGATTGTAAACGAAAGGGACCTGATCAATAACCATCTACCTGCAGTCAACTTCATTGATATCGACCATTGCGTTGGTAATCAACCATGGAATGGAGTGGATAAAGCTGTCAAATT TTATGAGGAGTGCCTTGATTTCCACCGGTATTGGTCAGTAGATGATAATTTAATGTGCTCTGACTATTCCGCAATGCGCTCGATTGTTATCGCATCCCCAGATGAAGTGATCAAGATGCCACTCAATGAACCTGCTGTGGGGAAAAAGAGGTCTCAGATTGAAGA ATTTGTCGATTACTACAACGGAGCAGGTGTTCAGCATATTGCCTTCCGAACCGACGATATCATCACTGCAGTCACGAACCTTCGCGAACGAGGAATGCAATTCCTCTCAGTACCTACCACCTACTACACTGAAATCAGAGAGAAATTGGATCAATCCAACCTGGTACTCAACGAAAGTGTCGAGCTTCTTCAAAAGCTAAACATTCTTATCGATTTCGATGAGGGGGGTTACCTTTTGCAGATCTTTGCGAAACATGTCCTCGATCGCCCGACTGTATTTATTGAAATCATCCAGCGCAATAATTTTGACGGCTTTGGTGCTGGTAACTTCAAGGCCTTGTTTCAGGCTTTTGAGCGCGAACAAGCACTGAGAGGAAATCTATGA